A stretch of DNA from Desulfofalx alkaliphila DSM 12257:
ACAGCGATCAGGGTAGCCAATTTACTTCGAAGGAATTTGTTCGCTCATGCGAAGCCCTGTTCATCCAGCAAAGCATGAGCCGAACAGGCTGTCCCTATGACAATGCACCGATCGAGCGCTACTTTAACACCTTGAAACATGAGCTGATCTATCTTTTCGAGTATAGAACTGAACGTGAATTGGATGCTGCAGTAGCGGAATTTGCCTACGCTTGGTATAACCGAGTACGGCCTCACACGTTCAATGGTGGTCTAACACCGGCTGCTGCCAGAGTGGCTTGATACTATGTGCTGGTGTTACAATTTTGCTTGACCACGTCACCTTCAATACTCCAGCAGAGAAATTATTGGAATAGAAAAAGGCGGCGAAGAACTTTTTTTGTAATTATAATCATCCACTTTTATAAAAAAACAGTGGATGATTTTTTAATATAAAAAGCATTGTCAAACTGTTGACAGGTATCATTGATTCTTATGACAAGAGGGGTGTAGTGGTGAAACTTTAGATAACATGGGATATGTTGTCGATTTAAAGGATTGTATAAATTAATGACGAAAACACACATAAAAATAAAAGAGGAGCTAGGTTTATGCATATTTATGTAACTTTTAAACCAACGGCACCCCCCCTCGTTTTGCCTATACATTACAACCATATAGTTCAATCGGCCATTTACTCTAATTTACTACCGGAAAATGCTTCTTTCTTTCACAATGAAGGTTATATGGGTGGTGGTCGAAGGTATAAATTATTTGCGTTTTCAAGGCTTGTTGGTAATTGCCGGTTTAATAAGCAGAAGGGCGAAGTTTCATTTTCCGAGGAGATGAAATTGGTAATCTCCTCACCTTCAAAAGTTTTTTGTCATTCTATAGTTAACGGCTTGATTAGTGCAAATACTATTCGTCTTGGTAGAACAACTGTCAAAGTGGAAAGCATCTATATAGAAGACAATCGAATAGTAGACAGCAAACTAGTATTAAAAACACTCTCTCCTATAGTAACTTATAGCACGCTAGTGAAGCCTGACGGTAGAAAGTACACGGTATATTTTCAACCCGGGGAACCAGAGTTTAACAAACAACTGACTAATAACTTAATAAAAAAGTACGAAGCAAATTACAATGAAAAAGCACCTGCTGAAGACTTAAATATTAAAGTGCTGGGTTCGCCTAAATTACATGTAATGAAATACAAAGACTTTATTATTAAGGGTTATAGTTGTCGTTTAAAGTTGTTCGGTCACCAAGAATTATTAAATATAGCCTTGGCGGCAGGTTTAGGCTCTAAAAACAGTCAGGGTTATGGCTGTATGGCGTTATGTCAATAAACCAACCTTGCTTTTTAATAACGCAGGGGTGGACGACTTTATCCACCCCTATACTGTAAACCAATGAAAGCCGACAGGGCTGTCGGTTGCTAGATTAGTAAAACACCGGCCGTGCCTAATTTTCCACCTGCTGTTTGCTTCCAAAACTAACGCTTCTACTTCTGGGAAGTTCCACCGACACATCTTCATTTTCCAGTATCTGCATTATCTTGAAGTTTACATCTTCTTTAACACTTAAAAACTCTTCCCAATCTGTTGTAACTGTAAAGAAATACAGAAAGATTTCCAGATTGGATTTGCCGTAATTATCAAACCTTACAAAGATGGTTTCTTTGTGGATATCCGGGTGTTTTTCAAGCATCTCCCTAATTTGGGTTACACATCTCTTTAATTTATCCCTAGGCGTTGTAAAGGAAACTTCCAAATTAAAGGTAATTCTGCGCTTACCCATTCTTGACCAGTTTGTTATGGGTTCATGGGCAAGGGTGGAATTGGGCACAGTGGTTATTGCATCGGCAAATGTTCTTATTTTTGTGCTTCTAAAATTAATGTCTTCGACAGTGCCCTCAACGTTGGGGGTTTTAATCCAATCCCCAATGGAAAAAGGTTTATCAACTATAATAACCACACCGCCGAAAATGTTAGACAGGGTGTTTTGGGCTGCCAGTGCAAAGGCTAAACCACCTAAGCCGAGGCCGGCAATTAAACCGTTTATATCATAGTCCCATTCCTGGGCAATGATGGTAAAGGCGATAAGTATAGTGATTATACGCAGTGCCCTGGAAATAAAGGTGTAGAGGATTTTATCTACTTCCACATTAACCTTATCCTGAAATTTCTTAAACAATATTGAATGAACGTCTTGCAGGTTGTATAAACCCCAGGTAATTAGAATTATTATTGCGGTGCGGAATAACCTGGTGGCAAGCAGCTGCTGACCTTCTTCCAAAGGCAAATATACCAGGGCAGCATAAATGCCTAGCACTATAAAAAAGGCTCTCATGGGGCCTTCAAAGGCAAGCAGTGCCTTTTGGTCTGTATCTATATTAGTTCTTTTAAATAGTTTTAATACTAATTTAAAAACATAGCTTGTAAACAGTTTTCGCAGTAGCATAAAAAACAAAAATATTAAAGTGGCTATTACAAAATCTTGGGCAACGGGCGGCAGCGTATTTAGCATGCCTTCAAGATAACCCAAACTGTAGTGATACATGTCAAGCAGTTTTTGCATGATGCAAAAAATCCCACCTTTATACCTAATGTTACTTATAATTCTATAAAACAAAGGGCATGTCCTTCAAAAAACTACATAATACTTACTCTGCACAACAATACCCCTTTTCAAACTTGCCTATTGCTTGGTTTCCGAGAAGTGTTATTTTTAGTCAGTGGTGAAAGAACTTTTTTCTTTCCGGTTCATACTGTCCAGTGGTAGCAGAATAAGAACATTCGACATAGTTTTTACATGTTATCTAATTAAGATTGGTAAAATGTTGTTATATAGTATACAATCCATATTTTAAGGAGTGTTATTAAATTATGTCTGCCAGGTTTTGTTTTAAAAGAAAATTAAAGCTTGATACATATAAACATTCTAAAAAGTTAAAAGACCTACTTCCCCTACTGCTTGATCACATTCCCAATTGTATTATGCTCACAGACCTGAAGGGGCGTGTAATATATGTTAACAAATCCACTGAGATAAATAGCGGCTATACATATGATGAACTTATTGGAAAAGAACCTGGTATTCTTAATGGGGAAGAGAAGGCAGATGAAATTCAAAGGGAAATTATCAGCCATATGAAACAATTAAAGAAGTGGTCGGGAGATATACTACAAAGGAAGAAGGATGGTTCGAAGTATTTAGCTGAATTTGAAGTCTTTCCCATATGGGGGAGAGATGGCAGACCCCTTGCTTGGGGAAGTATACAACGTGATATAAGTAAAAGAAAAAGTGCTGAAGAACAATTGCGGTTTTCCGAGAAACGTTTTTCCACAATCTTTAATCTTAGCCCGGTTTCCATGACAATACTAAGATATGAAGACTTGCGGTGTATTGATGTTAATGACAGTTTTGTTGATACCACCGGCTACTCCCGTGATGAGGTAATAGGCAAAACTCCTCTGGATATTAATATATATTTTGACCCCAATGACCTATTGAAAATGAAGAAAATATTAGCTGAACAAGGTTTCATTAGAAACCATGAGGTATGGTTTGTGCGCAAAAACGGTGAACCTTTTGTGACCCTTTTGTCCGTAGATGTCGTAACATTATGGGGTGAGCGCCTCTTATTAACAGCCGCTAAAGATATAACCGAGCTGAAAAAGTATGAGGAAGAAATGGCACACCTTGGGAGGATGGAAGTAATTGGCCAAATGGCTGCAGGCATAGGGCATGAGGTTAGAAATCCAATGACCACCGTAAGGGGCTTAATACAAATTCTGAAAGAAAAACAGGACTGCTCAAACTATAAGGATTACTTTGATATTATGATTGATGAACTGGATAGGGCAAACTCTATTATTACAGAGTTTTTATCAATAGCAAGAACAAAACATATAAACAAGTCCAAGGGAAATCTAAATCATACACTGGATTCGATTTACCCTCTTATTGAAGCCACTGCCATGAATAAAAATATAAATGTAATCATAAACAAAGGTGATATACCGGATTTAATGATAAATGAAAAAGAAATAAAACAATTGGTGCTGAATATTTTCTCCAACGGCCTTGATGCAATGCCTAATGGAGGAAATTTATTTATTAGTACCTATACCAATAATGATCGTGTTATACTTGCTATTAAAGACGAGGGATATGGCATTGATTCAGAGGTGCTGAAAAAACTGGGAACCCCATTTGTTACAAACAAGGAACAGGGTACAGGATTAGGTTTAGCCATTTGTTATGGAATTGCTGCCCGTCATAATGCCGTTATAGAAGTAGACACAAGCCCTAATGGCACAACCTTTTATGTTAAATTTTCAAATAAAAGTTCATAAACACTAAATTGGTGAGCTGAGCAAATTAAGGATTATGTTGCAATAACAATATTATAACGATATAATCCCGCTAATAATTGTTAACGGAGGATGAATAACAGTGAAAATAACATCGGATCAAGTAATTTTTCGTTTTGAACCGGAGCTAAAACCGGTAGCTCATGCTGACAGCGGTGATATAATCATCTTTGAAACCAAGGACTGTTTTGGGAATCAGGTAAATTGCAGCACCAAGTCGGTGGACAGCCTTGACTGGCAGAATATAAATCCGGCTACCGGGCCGGTATACATTAATGATGCACAACCGGGGGATAGCCTCAAGGTCAGCATCTTATCCATTGAGCTTGCTGACCAGGGAGTAATGGCGGCAATGCCTGGCCTTGGTGTGCTGGGTGATACAGTAGAGAAGGCAGAATTTAAAATTATACCTGTTAAAGAAAACCTGGCATATTTTAATGATATTCCCTTGGAAGTAAAGCCCATGGTGGGGGTAATTGGTGTTGCCACCAAAGAAGATGTTGTAACCTGCGATACCCCCGGGCCCCATGGCGGTAATTTGGACACCACCCTTGTGTGTCCCGGCAATGAAATTATTTTTCCGGTAAGTGCACCGGGGGCACTGCTGGCCATGGGTGATGTTCATGCCCGTATGGGTGAAGGTGAAGTCTGGGTTACCGGCATTGAGATTGCAGCCAATGTTACTGTGAAGGTAGAAGTGTTAAAGAACATCCCGGTCCAAGAGCCGGTTATTATCAATAATGAAATAGTGGCCTTTTTGAGTTCTGCCCTAACACTGGATGAAGCGGTGAAAAAAGCCACTTCATATGCTGTTAACTGCCTTGTGGAGCTTGGCTTACCTTACAATGAGGCAGGGATGCTGTTAAGCGCCGCGGCAGACTTGCAAATATCTCAGGTGGTAGACCCGCTTAAAACGGCTAGAATTGTAGTGCCTAGGTGGATATTAACCAAATATGGCTTAAAAATAAATTAATGGTAAAGATGCTACGTATATCCCGATAGATAAATATTTTCTCTAACGCTTAGGAACAACACGGGGGTTGTTCCCTACAATTATATCAAATTGTGTAGGGAACGCCCCCTGTGGCGTTCCGCATTAGAAAACATAACATATGCATTTACTGTAAGCAAATTTCAGCGTTTATTAATTAATTGCACATTAATCTACTGGTGTACATTTTATAAAAATGATGTACTTAAACAAGGCTAAACCTTACTTAGCTTTTCAATGGCCTCTTTTTCATCTTGCAAGAAAAAAATATCTTTTCCTTTATTGCTCTCATATATAAAATCTCTTAAACTCTTACTTTTATATATTGAGAAATCTCCTATGATAGCTATTTTCGCATTATAATTAACAAATTTTTGCAATATCTCCCCGGCAAGCCTCGTACTTAAGTCAAAAAAGTCCTCACATATTGCTGATTTATTCAAAATCATACGATTACAACCTGTTTTATAGTTTATTGTTGCCATAAAATCCAATGCTGACTGAACATCTGTTATTAGTATCTCATTACTATTTACAACAGCGATTTCAATATTATTCTCTTTTACAATATTTATCTTCATAATAAACCTCCAAGTTTATAGTATTCTTCATCAGACATTTTCACTTAAGCACATGATGTAATTCCCCTGCCGAACTAAATTATCTAAAATTATAGCAGGGTATGGGAAAACACACAAAACCGCAAATCAATTGTCCGGTGTCATTGCCCCCTTCTTTAATTCCGTTGTCATCATTACCATATTTTGATATTCATGTTTATACTTGCTTTGTCCACACAAAGAAAATAAAATGATAATATCAACTTATTAATTATATGGAAGGCAGGTTAATGAATTGAAGAAGCGTTTTATAATATGGTTGTGCTTGGGGTTTTTAGTGGCCCTTCTTTATGTGGGATTGGCAGAGGCAAAAGGTATTCAAATAGTCATTGACGGCAATAGGGTAACCATTCCCCACGAAGACCAGCAGGCCATTATCCGAGACGACAGAGTATTTGTTCCCTTAAGGGTTATTGCAGAAAATTTGGGTGCTGAGGTAGAATGGTTTTCTGAAACTAAACAGGTGGTAATTTCTACCCTGGCAAAAAATATTAAGCCTGTCCCTAGAAATAACTATCAAAATGCTGTTGAAATTGTAATTAACGAACGAGTAATTGAACCACCCGCAGGGTATGGCAATCCCTTTATAACAGACAAGGGTCGTGTTTTAGTTCCCCTAAGACTAATTGGAGAAAACCTGGAATGTCAGGTGGAATGGATAGAAGATTCCCGTACCGTAGAAATCTTTCATAAAAATAAGGACTTCTACCCTGTACCGGGCCCAAGCCCAAGCCCCGACCCCAATGCCGATCCTGAAGTGGCAAACTTAATAAATGAATTAGCCAGTTATCAAACTAACATCCGTTTGTCAGATATGTCTTTCATTAACTCCAAAGAATTACTGACTAAAGATATTAATAGCTTTAGTGCAGCGGAAATAAATCACCTTAAGCAACTACTTAATTTACTAAAAAGATACGATAAAAATATTCAGCTGCCCAATGGACAAGTTATAGCCAGTGCAGATTTAACCATTAAGGGTGCTCCTTTGGTTACAGCGGAACAGCTCAATGATTGGCTAAGAAAAGAAACTCCACGGATCCGGGCTAAAATGCAAGAAATGGGCAGGGAGTTTATTCCTATTCCCGATTATTTGGCAGAGCTGTATATAGAAATTGGTAAAGAGTACGGGATTAGGGGTGACTTGGCATTTTGTCAAGCGGTAAAGGAAACCCACTATTTCCAATTCACCGGTGACGTCAAGCCTTATCAAAATAATTTCTGTGGATTATGGGCCACCGGGTCACCATGTTCCGGAGCCGAACCGCTAAACGGTGTTGATCCGTCCAAGGCCTGGTTTGAGAAAGGGGTACATGGCTTGGTATTTGCCTCTCCGGAAATAGGGGTAGAGGCCCATATCCAGCATTTATATGCATATTCAACACCCAAGGATATTCCTCTTCCTGCCAATAAGGAACTGTGTAATCCTAGATATGTACTGGTTAACAGGGGATCTGCAACCACCTGGCAAGGTTTAAATGCCAGATGGGCAGTGCCGGGAACAACCTACGGTCAGAGCATAATTCAAGATTATTGGATGAACAGTTATAGGTAGGATTATGGGGAATCAATCCAAAAATCCCGGCAATATTGGGTGCTGTTTATACCAAAGGGAGGAACCCATATGGATCTAATCAAACAGCCGGGGGTTGTTCTTTGTAAATTCAAAAAAGGCGATTATATTATTAGACAGGGGGAAGAAATTCAGTACCTTTACTATTTAGAGAAAGGTAGTTGCCGCCGGTCAACCATCACAGAAAAAGGTGACGAGATTGTTTTTGGCATAAAGGATTCGTCTAAGGAGTTTGTTCAACGGGTGCTGGGGGTCTTGATTTTATACAGTGACGGTGTCAGTGTAAGCAATTTTATTGCAGAAGAAGATTGTAGGTGTTATAGAATTCCCAAGGATACTTTCACTGAATATGTGCAAGACAAACCGGATATTTTAAATAGCTTAGTCTCCCTTGCCATGTACGAACTGCGTGAATTGAAAAAATCCTTTCAAGCCAGGCAGGAAGGAAAGGTAGCTAACCGACTCTGTGAGCTTTTATTAAATAATGCTTATCATAAAAATGGAAAATTAATAGTAAATAAAAAATACAGCCTTACAAAAATAAGCCAGTTTTTAGGTATCCATAGAGTGACTGTGGCAAAGATATTAAAAAGCCTGAGAGACGAAGGCGTGATTACCAGAGAAAAGGAAGGCATTGTTATCCTGGACGAAAAACAATTAGAAAATTATGCCAATGCCGAAAAAATTATAGATTATAAGTAATAAAAAACCATGGGTGATTCTACCCATGGTTTTTATCATAAGTCATATGGGTCGCTTTTTATAACCCCTTTAAAGGGGAGGATAAAGACAGCATAACAAATTACTCCTTGTAAAAAAACAACTTATTGTACTATAATAATGCACAGTGGTTTGGCTTTTTAAAGTAGTATGGTAGTGAAAATGACATAAGTTTAGATTATGGATTTATTAAAATGGTAGGGTTGTAGTATGGTGGAAAAGCTATGACGGCATAAGTATATTAGCATACTAAAAGCATTTTTCTGCCCTCCTATATTTTTTTGGGGAGGCTTTTTTATTTTCCTTCCACCGAGGTTAAATTTATTTTAGATAAAGCCAGAAGGAGCAGGGTAACTATGCAAGTGATGAGGGAAGAGGCACATCGTGGAGGGTTGCACTACGGTTGGATTATTTTATTGATGGGCATTCTGGTGGTATGTGGGGCGCTTGGTTTAGCACGCTTTGGTTTTGGAATGATACTGCCCTCTATGCAGCAAGGACTTGGACTAAGCCACGACCAGACTGGTTTTATTGCATCGGCTAACATGTTCGGTTACTTTATTAGTGCATTAGTAGCAGGTTTGTTGGCTAGTCGGTTCGGTCCCCGCATTGTTTGTGCAGTGGGTTTGGTTTGGGTAGCGCTGGCC
This window harbors:
- a CDS encoding integrase core domain-containing protein, whose translation is SDQGSQFTSKEFVRSCEALFIQQSMSRTGCPYDNAPIERYFNTLKHELIYLFEYRTERELDAAVAEFAYAWYNRVRPHTFNGGLTPAAARVA
- the cas6 gene encoding CRISPR-associated endoribonuclease Cas6; the encoded protein is MHIYVTFKPTAPPLVLPIHYNHIVQSAIYSNLLPENASFFHNEGYMGGGRRYKLFAFSRLVGNCRFNKQKGEVSFSEEMKLVISSPSKVFCHSIVNGLISANTIRLGRTTVKVESIYIEDNRIVDSKLVLKTLSPIVTYSTLVKPDGRKYTVYFQPGEPEFNKQLTNNLIKKYEANYNEKAPAEDLNIKVLGSPKLHVMKYKDFIIKGYSCRLKLFGHQELLNIALAAGLGSKNSQGYGCMALCQ
- a CDS encoding mechanosensitive ion channel family protein, with protein sequence MQKLLDMYHYSLGYLEGMLNTLPPVAQDFVIATLIFLFFMLLRKLFTSYVFKLVLKLFKRTNIDTDQKALLAFEGPMRAFFIVLGIYAALVYLPLEEGQQLLATRLFRTAIIILITWGLYNLQDVHSILFKKFQDKVNVEVDKILYTFISRALRIITILIAFTIIAQEWDYDINGLIAGLGLGGLAFALAAQNTLSNIFGGVVIIVDKPFSIGDWIKTPNVEGTVEDINFRSTKIRTFADAITTVPNSTLAHEPITNWSRMGKRRITFNLEVSFTTPRDKLKRCVTQIREMLEKHPDIHKETIFVRFDNYGKSNLEIFLYFFTVTTDWEEFLSVKEDVNFKIMQILENEDVSVELPRSRSVSFGSKQQVEN
- a CDS encoding PAS domain-containing sensor histidine kinase, producing MSARFCFKRKLKLDTYKHSKKLKDLLPLLLDHIPNCIMLTDLKGRVIYVNKSTEINSGYTYDELIGKEPGILNGEEKADEIQREIISHMKQLKKWSGDILQRKKDGSKYLAEFEVFPIWGRDGRPLAWGSIQRDISKRKSAEEQLRFSEKRFSTIFNLSPVSMTILRYEDLRCIDVNDSFVDTTGYSRDEVIGKTPLDINIYFDPNDLLKMKKILAEQGFIRNHEVWFVRKNGEPFVTLLSVDVVTLWGERLLLTAAKDITELKKYEEEMAHLGRMEVIGQMAAGIGHEVRNPMTTVRGLIQILKEKQDCSNYKDYFDIMIDELDRANSIITEFLSIARTKHINKSKGNLNHTLDSIYPLIEATAMNKNINVIINKGDIPDLMINEKEIKQLVLNIFSNGLDAMPNGGNLFISTYTNNDRVILAIKDEGYGIDSEVLKKLGTPFVTNKEQGTGLGLAICYGIAARHNAVIEVDTSPNGTTFYVKFSNKSS
- a CDS encoding acetamidase/formamidase family protein, producing the protein MKITSDQVIFRFEPELKPVAHADSGDIIIFETKDCFGNQVNCSTKSVDSLDWQNINPATGPVYINDAQPGDSLKVSILSIELADQGVMAAMPGLGVLGDTVEKAEFKIIPVKENLAYFNDIPLEVKPMVGVIGVATKEDVVTCDTPGPHGGNLDTTLVCPGNEIIFPVSAPGALLAMGDVHARMGEGEVWVTGIEIAANVTVKVEVLKNIPVQEPVIINNEIVAFLSSALTLDEAVKKATSYAVNCLVELGLPYNEAGMLLSAAADLQISQVVDPLKTARIVVPRWILTKYGLKIN
- a CDS encoding DUF4180 domain-containing protein encodes the protein MKINIVKENNIEIAVVNSNEILITDVQSALDFMATINYKTGCNRMILNKSAICEDFFDLSTRLAGEILQKFVNYNAKIAIIGDFSIYKSKSLRDFIYESNKGKDIFFLQDEKEAIEKLSKV
- a CDS encoding stalk domain-containing protein, with the protein product MKKRFIIWLCLGFLVALLYVGLAEAKGIQIVIDGNRVTIPHEDQQAIIRDDRVFVPLRVIAENLGAEVEWFSETKQVVISTLAKNIKPVPRNNYQNAVEIVINERVIEPPAGYGNPFITDKGRVLVPLRLIGENLECQVEWIEDSRTVEIFHKNKDFYPVPGPSPSPDPNADPEVANLINELASYQTNIRLSDMSFINSKELLTKDINSFSAAEINHLKQLLNLLKRYDKNIQLPNGQVIASADLTIKGAPLVTAEQLNDWLRKETPRIRAKMQEMGREFIPIPDYLAELYIEIGKEYGIRGDLAFCQAVKETHYFQFTGDVKPYQNNFCGLWATGSPCSGAEPLNGVDPSKAWFEKGVHGLVFASPEIGVEAHIQHLYAYSTPKDIPLPANKELCNPRYVLVNRGSATTWQGLNARWAVPGTTYGQSIIQDYWMNSYR
- a CDS encoding Crp/Fnr family transcriptional regulator — protein: MDLIKQPGVVLCKFKKGDYIIRQGEEIQYLYYLEKGSCRRSTITEKGDEIVFGIKDSSKEFVQRVLGVLILYSDGVSVSNFIAEEDCRCYRIPKDTFTEYVQDKPDILNSLVSLAMYELRELKKSFQARQEGKVANRLCELLLNNAYHKNGKLIVNKKYSLTKISQFLGIHRVTVAKILKSLRDEGVITREKEGIVILDEKQLENYANAEKIIDYK